The SAR324 cluster bacterium nucleotide sequence GTAACGGTAGAATGAGGTGGATGAACCATTTCACTGATTTGTTATGAGAAAAATAAAAAGTCTGTTGACCATCCTTCTTGTGTTGCTGGTCTTCAATGACGCAACTCTGTGGTCTCAAGCAAAAACCGTCACCCTTTACATCAGTGATGATGATAGCAAGAGTGGGCAAGAGTCCGATCCAACTAGTTGGAAAACAAGTAGAAATCTGGTGAGTGACCATGAGTATGTTGGAGAAGTCAGCAACGGATTGCCGAGCAGACAGGGAACCGAGACATTTCCAAGTGGAGTTGAATACGTAGGTTCTTTCAAGGACGGTAAAAGGAACGGCCAGGGGACCATGACTTTACCCGAAGGACGAGTGTTTAGTGGCTTCTGGCGCGATGGAAAGTTCATCGGTAAAGAACCATTGGAGCAAAAGCCGCCAAAAATCACATCAGCAACGCTCTACATTGGTGAGGAAAATACCAAGAGTGGGCAGGAATCCGATCCAGCCAGCTGGAAAACAAGTAGAAATTCAGAAAGCGACCATGAGTATGTTGGAGAAATCCGTAACGGATTGCCGAACGGAGTGGGAAGTTATTCTGATCCAGACGGCTTGAAATACGAGGGCTCTTTCAAGGATGGTAGATTCAGCGGCCAAGGAATCTCGACCTTACCAGATGGTTTGAAGTATGAGGGTTCTTTCAAGGATGGCAAAGAGCATGGAGAGGGAACTTTGGCTTTGCCAAGTGGAGCAAAATACATAGGTTCCTTCAAGAATGGGTTACCTGATGGAGAAGGGAGTTATGCTGATTCAGATGGTTTGAAGTACGAGGGTTCTTTTAAGGATGGTAAATTCAATGGTCAGGGCACCAAGACATTCCCAAACGGTCAGGTATACATAGGTGCATTCAAGAGCGGCGAGATGAACGGTCAGGGTACATTGACTCATCAATCAGGTCAGAAATACGTTGGAGAATTTCAAGACGATTGGATGCATGGTCAGGGTACATTAACTCGTCCAGATGGCTTGAAATACGTAGGAGACTTTAAAAAAGGTAAACCAGACGGAAAAGGGATGTTCACTTTGCCAAGTGGTATAAAGTACGTTGGGGATGTCAAGAACGGTAAAGAACACGGTCAGGGTACTCTGACTCATCCATCGGGTCAGAAATACGTAGGGGAATACAAGTATGGCAAGATAGATGGTTGGGGAACAATGACTTATCCAGACGGACGAGTGGAAAGCGGACTCTGGAGAGAAAACCAGTTTTTGGACAATCAGTAAGTGCAGGCCCTAATCTCAAACCCGAATTCCCATTGCTAACTTCAAAGCATCCTTATTCTCTGCTCCAAGATATCCAGAGGTATTGGTAACTGACTAATGCCCCAACAGTCTGTGCACTGCCTCAACGTTCTGAGTTTTCATGAGGATGCCACTCGCCTTTGAATTCAGTCTCTGATGTCTAGGTATCGAA carries:
- a CDS encoding MORN motif precursor, with amino-acid sequence MRKIKSLLTILLVLLVFNDATLWSQAKTVTLYISDDDSKSGQESDPTSWKTSRNLVSDHEYVGEVSNGLPSRQGTETFPSGVEYVGSFKDGKRNGQGTMTLPEGRVFSGFWRDGKFIGKEPLEQKPPKITSATLYIGEENTKSGQESDPASWKTSRNSESDHEYVGEIRNGLPNGVGSYSDPDGLKYEGSFKDGRFSGQGISTLPDGLKYEGSFKDGKEHGEGTLALPSGAKYIGSFKNGLPDGEGSYADSDGLKYEGSFKDGKFNGQGTKTFPNGQVYIGAFKSGEMNGQGTLTHQSGQKYVGEFQDDWMHGQGTLTRPDGLKYVGDFKKGKPDGKGMFTLPSGIKYVGDVKNGKEHGQGTLTHPSGQKYVGEYKYGKIDGWGTMTYPDGRVESGLWRENQFLDNQ